In Zingiber officinale cultivar Zhangliang chromosome 3B, Zo_v1.1, whole genome shotgun sequence, a single window of DNA contains:
- the LOC122055064 gene encoding 4-coumarate--CoA ligase-like 5: MSSFSCVSVTVVNRPTFSIFSFGCRLHSHRWRQNDPVRKRKGGKLRSLKRSAYFLSCGVLLFLLFFQSQLTLKSRLPASLSLPSLLVPHFHLLLLLCSPSSLAMADGIPSAAPAVDPRSGFCSETKTFHSLRRPVPLPPDSVPLNAASFSLSLIPSPLPDQPAIIDAATGASVSYPDLLARIRNLASALRSRAGLSRGHVAFLISPPELDIPVLYFALLSIGAIVSPANPLSTPAEIAHQIRLSNPFVAFATAATASKLPPHIPTILLDSPRFQSFFDPNPAPLPPVEMQQSDTAAILYSSGTTGRVKGVALSHRNFVALIASYHTAAKEAEAEEVEAWPRVTLFTVPLFHVFGYFMVLREVALGDTVVLMERFDFSAMLAAVERYRVSIMPVSPPLVLAMAKSDAVVGRDLSSLKVLGCGGAPLGREVSESFAARFPSVEIVQGYGLTESSGGIAGTNDQEENRRYGSTGRIAANTEAKIVDPTTGESLGPGQRGELWVRGPTIMKGYVGDAEATTSTLDPEGWLKTGDLCYFDHDGFLYIVDRLKELIKYKAYQVPPAELEQILHSHPKIIDAAVVPYPDEEAGQIPLAFVVRQPGSTITEEEVIDFVRKQVAPYKKVRRAVFVSSIPKSPAGKILRRELINALSLAKSKL; the protein is encoded by the exons ATGTCGAGCTTCTCTTGTGTCAGTGTCACCGTGGTGAATCGTCCAACGTTCTCCATCTTCTCGTTCGGATGCAGACTACATTCTCACAGATggcgccaaaatgatcctgtccgaaagcgaaAAGGTGGAAAGCTGAGGAG CCTTAAAAGGTCCGCATACTTTTTATCTTGCGgggttttattatttttattattttttcagtcGCAATTAACTCTGAAATCTCGACTACCGGCGTCTCTCTCTCTCCCGAGCCTTCTCGTTCCCCACTTCCACCTGCTCCTGCTGCTCTGCTCCCCCTCGTCGCTTGCCATGGCGGATGGAATTCCTTCTGCGGCTCCGGCCGTAGATCCGCGGAGCGGCTTCTGCAGCGAAACCAAGACATTCCACAGCCTCCGACGACCCGTCCCCCTGCCACCAGATTCCGTCCCCTTGAATGCTGcctccttctccctttccctcatCCCCTCCCCCCTCCCCGACCAACCGGCCATAATCGACGCCGCCACCGGAGCCTCCGTCTCCTACCCAGACCTCCTCGCCCGCATCCGAAACCTCGCCTCTGCCCTCCGCTCTCGCGCCGGTCTCTCCAGGGGCCACGTCGCCTTCCTCATCTCCCCtcccgagctcgatatccccgtCCTCTACTTCGCCCTCCTCTCCATCGGCGCCATAGTCTCCCCAGCCAACCCCCTCAGCACTCCTGCCGAGATTGCCCACCAAATTCGCCTTTCCAACCCCTTCGTCGCCTTTGCCACCGCTGCCACTGCGTCCAAGCTTCCGCCCCATATCCCTACTATCCTCCTCGACTCCCCGCGATTCCAGTCCTTCTTCGACCCCAATCCGGCACCGCTGCCTCCGGTGGAGATGCAGCAATCGGACACCGCGGCGATCCTCTATTCGTCGGGGACGACGGGGCGTGTGAAGGGCGTAGCGCTATCTCACCGCAACTTCGTCGCCCTGATCGCATCCTACCACACCGCGGCGAAAGAGGCGGAGGCGGAGGAGGTGGAGGCGTGGCCGCGGGTGACCCTCTTCACGGTCCCTCTCTTCCACGTGTTCGGATACTTCATGGTACTCCGCGAGGTGGCGCTGGGGGATACGGTCGTGCTGATGGAGCGGTTCGACTTCAGCGCCATGCTAGCGGCGGTGGAGCGGTACCGAGTGAGCATCATGCCGGTGTCGCCGCCGCTGGTTCTGGCGATGGCCAAGTCGGACGCTGTGGTCGGCCGAGATCTCTCCTCCCTGAAGGTTCTGGGATGCGGTGGCGCGCCGCTTGGTCGGGAGGTGTCGGAGAGCTTTGCTGCTCGCTTCCCGAGCGTCGAGATTGTCCAG GGTTATGGTTTGACGGAGTCATCCGGTGGGATTGCGGGAACGAACGATCAGGAGGAGAACAGAAGGTATGGTTCTACTGGGCGGATAGCGGCGAACACAGAGGCGAAAATCGTGGACCCCACCACTGGGGAGTCGCTGGGACCCGGTCAGAGAGGAGAGCTTTGGGTTCGTGGGCCCACAATCATGAAAG GTTATGTTGGCGATGCTGAGGCAACTACCTCCACATTGGATCCTGAAGGTTGGTTAAAGACGGGTGATCTATGCTATTTTGACCATGATGGTTTCCTCTACATTGTAGATAGGTTAAAGGAGTTAATCAAATATAAAGCATATCAG GTTCCGCCTGCTGAATTGGAGCAAATACTTCATTCCCACCCAAAAATTATTGATGCAGCTGTTGTTCC GTATCCAGATGAAGAAGCTGGACAGATACCCTTGGCATTTGTGGTTAGACAACCTGGAAGCACTATAACTGAGGAAGAAGTTATAGATTTTGTCAGAAAACAG GTTGCACCATATAAGAAAGTCCGACGGGCTGTATTTGTCAGTTCAATACCAAAGTCGCCAGCAGGGAAGATTTTGAGAAGGGAGCTTATAAATGCTCTTTCCTTGGCTAAATCTAAGCTATAA